TGGGACCCTTATTCCCCATTCTGGCTCCTACGGAGCCTGAGCCTACCCTGATCCCAATCTCGCAGAcccaggaaagaggaaagggctTTGTGAGGAGACAGCGATACAGCCTTGGGGAAGCAGCATCAGATACTGGTAAGAGCAGGTGCAGGTGCAAGGCACTCACCAGGGGGTGCTACCATGCGCTGCCACTTCTGGAAGAGGCAGGTCTTGAGACAGTCACGGGGGCTGAGGCTGTAGGTCTTGTGGCGGGACATGAGCTCCTGCATGGGCTCGAGTATCACACAGAGCTGGGGGGAGACCAGTTAGTGGCTTGTCAGGGGACAGACGTGGAGTGGAGACCAAATGGGATGGGGCAGAAATTGGGCGACCGGAGACTCACTCGGAGGTAGTTGAGAGTGGAATTGGACAGCCCACACCGGGTGATGTTTTTGGAGAGCTGATCCAACATCTGGGGGTCCTGGGCCTAGAGGAGGAGAAAGGTAAGAATACTAGCACCTGGGTTGCATCTGCTCACCTGCCCTATCATCTTAGCCTCGTGACACCCCTGAGAGACAAGAGGGGCTACTACATAAaaacccatttttcagatggataAACTTCAACCCTCTGTCTAGGGCCACTGGCGGGTGATGGCAGACCTCGTGCCACCCTTCCCGCTGCCTGCCCTCAGCCTTGTGGCTTAGGTCCTGTGCACAACTCACATGCATGGCAAGGATGCTGCGGGGGATGAGCTCTCGGTGCTGCCGGATGCTGAAGTGCCACGTCTTTATCCGCATCATGTCATCAAACATGAACTCCAGGTACAACCGGCCCTCCACACAAACCTGGAAACAAGCTTGTCACATATCTGCCTACCTCCCCACATACCCCAAAGTATACCagttcctctgtttcctcatgcTTCTCCCACTGCACACACTCCTGCCACCTGAACAGAAATCTGGGTGCATAACTGACATGGACCATCTCCTCATATACCTGCCACACtggcacgcgcgcgcgcacgcgcacacacacacacgcgcacacacacacacacacacacacacagtagaaaCGCTTAATAGATTCCTGTCTTCTCCTCTTGTAGCTAGTGATACACTCATCGgccataagctccatgaggacaggctCTTGTTCACTGGTGTCTCCCTGCAGCCCAGAAAACTGTCATGTACAAACTCAATACATGTCTGCTGAATACTGCAGCATGCCTGCCCTCCCTGTGTATCTTGCCACTTCCCATTATGCCTCCCTGGGGAAAAGCCAAGTACATTTTGGGGAGCCAGAAGGGGAATCAAACCCAGGTACTTCAGTGGTCCACATCCAGCTGGGTGCTGACCTGGGTGAACATAGGTTTGCCATGCTGGGTCACCATGCTGCCCTGGTCACAGTCGAGGGAAACAAAGTTGCTGTGGAATGCCTCCTTGGGGTGCTTAAGTACATAGTAGAGCTCCGTAGCACCCCCCTCAAAGATGCTGCGGAAGTAGCGTGGGATCAGGGTCCGGCCAATGGCTGCAGAGATGGGACAAACTCTTCAGAACAGAAGGATCTCAAAAGTGGTCAGGCAGATACCACCCCTGCCAAGACAGATCCCCTGGGACAAATACCCACGCCCAGATCTTAGAAGGACACAGGAGATGTACGCTCTTACAGCAGCATTGGCAGGACCCCCAAAGGTCACTCACTATATCTCTTTGGTCCATCCTCCAGGCAGAAAGTGATGGTTAACATGGCATCATCCTCAAAGAACTCAGTTGTGAAAGCATCCCACCAGAGATTGTCACACTCCTAAGAAGcacagggaggggtgtgtgtgtcagAAGACATGCCACAGGGGTGCCCAGATGGCCCTCTCCCTCCAAGCTCCTTCCCCCTGGCTATACCTCTGTCCAGTTTTGAAGCCGTTTGTTAAGCTCGAATATCCTGTAGTCAGTTTGGTTGCCATATGGTGTGTGCCTCCTGGGGGAAGTGAAGAAGGGAGATCAGTAGGAGCAgagcctccccccaccacctccgCCTTCACCCCTGTAATGGAAAGCACCAACCTCCCCACTGGGCTTCACTTACCCAATCCCAGGCTCCAGGTAGGTAGGCGGGTACATGGGAGTTGGGCTGTGTAAGGGAAGAGGCTATGAGAATGGGGGTGGAAGACAGGAATTATTGAGGGGTGtcactccctccccttttcaGGCAGGATGCCATCTGGGGAAGGAACAGGAAGTGGACAAGAAACTCACCCCACATCCCGATCTAGCATGGTGCCGGGATGGAAGGGGGGGAAGGCGTTGCCGTTCGGGGGCTCCTTGGGCGAGTACAGCTTGAATGACTTTGAGGAACAAcctagaagggaaagaaagaaggggtcTCCTGAGTCCCTCTTGGCAGTGCTCCTGGAAGTCTGCTAGACTGTATGCACAGGGACTGGACTTCTGGAGCCCCCGAGGGCACTAGGGGAGGGAGACTACCCTAGGGAGCACCTATCCCAGCTTCTAAATCTGGCTCCAATCTTGTTTTATTAAGACACTAGAAGTTCTCAGCCCTAATACCCAAGACCCCATTTCTTCATGTGGCTGAGCCCTGGATGACAGAATTGAACCTGGGAAGAAATGTCAGTACCATaggataaataaatatctaaacaTTAGAATCTAAAATTTTGATAAA
This sequence is a window from Physeter macrocephalus isolate SW-GA chromosome 20, ASM283717v5, whole genome shotgun sequence. Protein-coding genes within it:
- the LDB1 gene encoding LIM domain-binding protein 1 isoform X3, which translates into the protein MLDRDVGPTPMYPPTYLEPGIGRHTPYGNQTDYRIFELNKRLQNWTEECDNLWWDAFTTEFFEDDAMLTITFCLEDGPKRYTIGRTLIPRYFRSIFEGGATELYYVLKHPKEAFHSNFVSLDCDQGSMVTQHGKPMFTQVCVEGRLYLEFMFDDMMRIKTWHFSIRQHRELIPRSILAMHAQDPQMLDQLSKNITRCGLSNSTLNYLRLCVILEPMQELMSRHKTYSLSPRDCLKTCLFQKWQRMVAPPAEPARQQPSKRRKRKMSGGSTMSSGGGNTNNSNSKKKSPASTFALSSQVPPSPGASPNSRC
- the LDB1 gene encoding LIM domain-binding protein 1 isoform X2 produces the protein MLDRDVGPTPMYPPTYLEPGIGRHTPYGNQTDYRIFELNKRLQNWTEECDNLWWDAFTTEFFEDDAMLTITFCLEDGPKRYTIGRTLIPRYFRSIFEGGATELYYVLKHPKEAFHSNFVSLDCDQGSMVTQHGKPMFTQVCVEGRLYLEFMFDDMMRIKTWHFSIRQHRELIPRSILAMHAQDPQMLDQLSKNITRCGLSNSTLNYLRLCVILEPMQELMSRHKTYSLSPRDCLKTCLFQKWQRMVAPPAEPARQQPSKRRKRKMSGGSTMSSGGGNTNNSNSKKKSPASTFALSSQVPVPAPTPGAKDAVLNKAEEA
- the LDB1 gene encoding LIM domain-binding protein 1 isoform X4 — protein: MLDRDVGPTPMYPPTYLEPGIGRHTPYGNQTDYRIFELNKRLQNWTEECDNLWWDAFTTEFFEDDAMLTITFCLEDGPKRYTIGRTLIPRYFRSIFEGGATELYYVLKHPKEAFHSNFVSLDCDQGSMVTQHGKPMFTQVCVEGRLYLEFMFDDMMRIKTWHFSIRQHRELIPRSILAMHAQDPQMLDQLSKNITRCGLSNSTLNYLRLCVILEPMQELMSRHKTYSLSPRDCLKTCLFQKWQRMVAPPAEPARQQPSKRRKRKMSGGSTMSSGGGNTNNSNSKKKSPASTFALSSQVPDVMVVGEPTLMGGEFGDEDERLITRLENTQFDAANGIDDEDSFNNSPALGANSPWNSKPPSSQESKSENPTSQASQ
- the LDB1 gene encoding LIM domain-binding protein 1 isoform X1, which produces MLDRDVGPTPMYPPTYLEPGIGRHTPYGNQTDYRIFELNKRLQNWTEECDNLWWDAFTTEFFEDDAMLTITFCLEDGPKRYTIGRTLIPRYFRSIFEGGATELYYVLKHPKEAFHSNFVSLDCDQGSMVTQHGKPMFTQVCVEGRLYLEFMFDDMMRIKTWHFSIRQHRELIPRSILAMHAQDPQMLDQLSKNITRCGLSNSTLNYLRLCVILEPMQELMSRHKTYSLSPRDCLKTCLFQKWQRMVAPPAEPARQQPSKRRKRKMSGGSTMSSGGGNTNNSNSKKKSPASTFALSSQDVMVVGEPTLMGGEFGDEDERLITRLENTQFDAANGIDDEDSFNNSPALGANSPWNSKPPSSQESKSENPTSQASQ